A portion of the Rhinolophus sinicus isolate RSC01 linkage group LG03, ASM3656204v1, whole genome shotgun sequence genome contains these proteins:
- the ZNF410 gene encoding zinc finger protein 410 isoform X2 has protein sequence MLSDELESKPELLVQFVQNTSIPLGQGLVESEAKDITCLSLLPVTEASECSRLMLPDDTPNHTNSSKEVPSSAVLRSLQVNVGPDGEETRAQTVQKSPEFLSTPESPSLLQDLQPSDSTSFILLNLTRAGLGSSAEHLVFVQDEAEDSGNDFLSNESTDSSIPWFLRVQELAHDSLIAATRAQLAKNAKTSSNGENAHLGSADGQPKDSGPLPQAEKKLKCTVEGCDRTFVWPAHFKYHLKTHRNDRSFICPAEGCGKSFYVLQRLKVHMRTHNGEKPFMCPESSCGKQFTTAGNLKNHLRIHTGEKPFLCEAQGCGRSFAEYSSLRKHLVVHSGEKPHQCQVCGKTFSQSGSRNVHMRKHHLQMGAARSQEQEQTAEPLMGSSLLEEASVPSKNLVSMNSQPSLDGEPLNLPNTNSILGVDDEVLAEGSPRPLSSVPDVTHHLVTMQSGRQSYEVSVLTAVNPQELLNQGDLTERRT, from the exons ctcctggtACAGTTTGTTCAGAATACGTCCATCCCATTGGGACAGGGGCTAGTAGAATCAGAAGCTAAAGATATTACTTGCTTGTCCCTCCTTCCGGTGACTGAGGCCTCAGAATGCAGTCGGCTGATGTTACCAG ATGATACTCCAAATCATACTAACTCCTCCAAGGAGGTTCCTTCCTCAGCTGTGCTGCGAAGCCTTCAGGTGAATGTGGGCCCAGACGGAGAGGAGACGAGGGCTCAGACAGTACAGAAGTCCCCGGAGTTTTTGTCCACTCCAGAGTCTCCTAGCTTGTTGCAAGATCTACAACCAAGTGATAGCActtcttttattcttcttaacCTAACAAGAgcag GTCTGGGCTCTTCAGCTGAGCACTTAGTATTTGTAcaagatgaggcagaggattcAGGGAATGATTTCCTCTCTAATGAGAGCACAGACAGTAGCATCCCGTGGTTCCTCCGGGTTCAGGAGTTGGCCCATGACAGTTTGATCGCTGCTACTCGTGCACAACTGGCAAAGAATGCAAAAACCAGCAGCAATG GAGAAAACGCTCACCTTGGTTCTGCTGATGGGCAACCCAAAGATTCTGGGCCCCTTCCTCAAGCGGAAAAGAAGCTCAAGTGTACAGTTGAAGGCTGTGATCGGACATTTGTGTGGCCAGCTCACTTCAAGTACCACCTCAAAACTCATCG aaatgACCGCTCCTTCATCTGCCCTGCAGAAGGTTGTGGGAAAAGTTTCTATGTGCTGCAGAGGCTGAAGGTGCACATGAGGACCCACAATGGGGAGAAGCCCTTTATGTGCCCCGAGTCCAGCTGTGGTAAGCAGTTCACCACAGCTGGAAATCTGAAGAACCATCTGCGCATCCACACAG gAGAGAAGCCTTTCCTTTGTGAAGCCCAAGGATGTGGCCGTTCCTTTGCTGAGTATTCGAGCCTCCGCAAACATTTGGTGGTTCACTCAG GAGAGAAACCTCATCAGTGTCAAGTCTGTGGGAAGACCTTCTCTCAAAGTGGGAGCAGGAACGTGCACATGAGAAAGCATCACTTGCAGATGGGAGCAGCTAGGAGTCAAGAGCAGGAGCAAACTG CTGAGCCACTAATGGGCAGTAGTTTGCTTGAAGAGGCTTCAGTACCCAGTAAAAACCTGGTGTCTATGAATTCCCAGCCCAGCCTTGATGGAGAGCCCTTGAACCTACCAAATACCAATTCTATCCTAGGAGTTGATGATG AGGTGCTTGCTGAAGGATCCCCACGTCCCCTGTCCTCAGTGCCTGATGTGACACATCACTTGGTGACCATGCAGTCAGGGAGGCAGTCATATGAGGTTTCTGTCTTAACTGCCGTCAATCCGCAAGAG TTACTAAACCAAGGAGATTTAACTGAAAGACGGACATGA
- the ZNF410 gene encoding zinc finger protein 410 isoform X5, whose protein sequence is MLSDELESKPELLVQFVQNTSIPLGQGLVESEAKDITCLSLLPVTEASECSRLMLPGLGSSAEHLVFVQDEAEDSGNDFLSNESTDSSIPWFLRVQELAHDSLIAATRAQLAKNAKTSSNGENAHLGSADGQPKDSGPLPQAEKKLKCTVEGCDRTFVWPAHFKYHLKTHRNDRSFICPAEGCGKSFYVLQRLKVHMRTHNGEKPFMCPESSCGKQFTTAGNLKNHLRIHTGEKPFLCEAQGCGRSFAEYSSLRKHLVVHSGEKPHQCQVCGKTFSQSGSRNVHMRKHHLQMGAARSQEQEQTAEPLMGSSLLEEASVPSKNLVSMNSQPSLDGEPLNLPNTNSILGVDDEVLAEGSPRPLSSVPDVTHHLVTMQSGRQSYEVSVLTAVNPQELLNQGDLTERRT, encoded by the exons ctcctggtACAGTTTGTTCAGAATACGTCCATCCCATTGGGACAGGGGCTAGTAGAATCAGAAGCTAAAGATATTACTTGCTTGTCCCTCCTTCCGGTGACTGAGGCCTCAGAATGCAGTCGGCTGATGTTACCAG GTCTGGGCTCTTCAGCTGAGCACTTAGTATTTGTAcaagatgaggcagaggattcAGGGAATGATTTCCTCTCTAATGAGAGCACAGACAGTAGCATCCCGTGGTTCCTCCGGGTTCAGGAGTTGGCCCATGACAGTTTGATCGCTGCTACTCGTGCACAACTGGCAAAGAATGCAAAAACCAGCAGCAATG GAGAAAACGCTCACCTTGGTTCTGCTGATGGGCAACCCAAAGATTCTGGGCCCCTTCCTCAAGCGGAAAAGAAGCTCAAGTGTACAGTTGAAGGCTGTGATCGGACATTTGTGTGGCCAGCTCACTTCAAGTACCACCTCAAAACTCATCG aaatgACCGCTCCTTCATCTGCCCTGCAGAAGGTTGTGGGAAAAGTTTCTATGTGCTGCAGAGGCTGAAGGTGCACATGAGGACCCACAATGGGGAGAAGCCCTTTATGTGCCCCGAGTCCAGCTGTGGTAAGCAGTTCACCACAGCTGGAAATCTGAAGAACCATCTGCGCATCCACACAG gAGAGAAGCCTTTCCTTTGTGAAGCCCAAGGATGTGGCCGTTCCTTTGCTGAGTATTCGAGCCTCCGCAAACATTTGGTGGTTCACTCAG GAGAGAAACCTCATCAGTGTCAAGTCTGTGGGAAGACCTTCTCTCAAAGTGGGAGCAGGAACGTGCACATGAGAAAGCATCACTTGCAGATGGGAGCAGCTAGGAGTCAAGAGCAGGAGCAAACTG CTGAGCCACTAATGGGCAGTAGTTTGCTTGAAGAGGCTTCAGTACCCAGTAAAAACCTGGTGTCTATGAATTCCCAGCCCAGCCTTGATGGAGAGCCCTTGAACCTACCAAATACCAATTCTATCCTAGGAGTTGATGATG AGGTGCTTGCTGAAGGATCCCCACGTCCCCTGTCCTCAGTGCCTGATGTGACACATCACTTGGTGACCATGCAGTCAGGGAGGCAGTCATATGAGGTTTCTGTCTTAACTGCCGTCAATCCGCAAGAG TTACTAAACCAAGGAGATTTAACTGAAAGACGGACATGA
- the ZNF410 gene encoding zinc finger protein 410 isoform X4 produces MLPDDTPNHTNSSKEVPSSAVLRSLQVNVGPDGEETRAQTVQKSPEFLSTPESPSLLQDLQPSDSTSFILLNLTRAGLGSSAEHLVFVQDEAEDSGNDFLSNESTDSSIPWFLRVQELAHDSLIAATRAQLAKNAKTSSNGENAHLGSADGQPKDSGPLPQAEKKLKCTVEGCDRTFVWPAHFKYHLKTHRNDRSFICPAEGCGKSFYVLQRLKVHMRTHNGEKPFMCPESSCGKQFTTAGNLKNHLRIHTGEKPFLCEAQGCGRSFAEYSSLRKHLVVHSGEKPHQCQVCGKTFSQSGSRNVHMRKHHLQMGAARSQEQEQTAEPLMGSSLLEEASVPSKNLVSMNSQPSLDGEPLNLPNTNSILGVDDEVLAEGSPRPLSSVPDVTHHLVTMQSGRQSYEVSVLTAVNPQELLNQGDLTERRT; encoded by the exons ATGTTACCAG ATGATACTCCAAATCATACTAACTCCTCCAAGGAGGTTCCTTCCTCAGCTGTGCTGCGAAGCCTTCAGGTGAATGTGGGCCCAGACGGAGAGGAGACGAGGGCTCAGACAGTACAGAAGTCCCCGGAGTTTTTGTCCACTCCAGAGTCTCCTAGCTTGTTGCAAGATCTACAACCAAGTGATAGCActtcttttattcttcttaacCTAACAAGAgcag GTCTGGGCTCTTCAGCTGAGCACTTAGTATTTGTAcaagatgaggcagaggattcAGGGAATGATTTCCTCTCTAATGAGAGCACAGACAGTAGCATCCCGTGGTTCCTCCGGGTTCAGGAGTTGGCCCATGACAGTTTGATCGCTGCTACTCGTGCACAACTGGCAAAGAATGCAAAAACCAGCAGCAATG GAGAAAACGCTCACCTTGGTTCTGCTGATGGGCAACCCAAAGATTCTGGGCCCCTTCCTCAAGCGGAAAAGAAGCTCAAGTGTACAGTTGAAGGCTGTGATCGGACATTTGTGTGGCCAGCTCACTTCAAGTACCACCTCAAAACTCATCG aaatgACCGCTCCTTCATCTGCCCTGCAGAAGGTTGTGGGAAAAGTTTCTATGTGCTGCAGAGGCTGAAGGTGCACATGAGGACCCACAATGGGGAGAAGCCCTTTATGTGCCCCGAGTCCAGCTGTGGTAAGCAGTTCACCACAGCTGGAAATCTGAAGAACCATCTGCGCATCCACACAG gAGAGAAGCCTTTCCTTTGTGAAGCCCAAGGATGTGGCCGTTCCTTTGCTGAGTATTCGAGCCTCCGCAAACATTTGGTGGTTCACTCAG GAGAGAAACCTCATCAGTGTCAAGTCTGTGGGAAGACCTTCTCTCAAAGTGGGAGCAGGAACGTGCACATGAGAAAGCATCACTTGCAGATGGGAGCAGCTAGGAGTCAAGAGCAGGAGCAAACTG CTGAGCCACTAATGGGCAGTAGTTTGCTTGAAGAGGCTTCAGTACCCAGTAAAAACCTGGTGTCTATGAATTCCCAGCCCAGCCTTGATGGAGAGCCCTTGAACCTACCAAATACCAATTCTATCCTAGGAGTTGATGATG AGGTGCTTGCTGAAGGATCCCCACGTCCCCTGTCCTCAGTGCCTGATGTGACACATCACTTGGTGACCATGCAGTCAGGGAGGCAGTCATATGAGGTTTCTGTCTTAACTGCCGTCAATCCGCAAGAG TTACTAAACCAAGGAGATTTAACTGAAAGACGGACATGA
- the ZNF410 gene encoding zinc finger protein 410 isoform X1: protein MLSDELESKPELLVQFVQNTSIPLGQGLVESEAKDITCLSLLPVTEASECSRLMLPDDTPNHTNSSKEVPSSAVLRSLQVNVGPDGEETRAQTVQKSPEFLSTPESPSLLQDLQPSDSTSFILLNLTRAGLGSSAEHLVFVQDEAEDSGNDFLSNESTDSSIPWFLRVQELAHDSLIAATRAQLAKNAKTSSNGENAHLGSADGQPKDSGPLPQAEKKLKCTVEGCDRTFVWPAHFKYHLKTHRNDRSFICPAEGCGKSFYVLQRLKVHMRTHNGEKPFMCPESSCGKQFTTAGNLKNHLRIHTGEKPFLCEAQGCGRSFAEYSSLRKHLVVHSGEKPHQCQVCGKTFSQSGSRNVHMRKHHLQMGAARSQEQEQTAEPLMGSSLLEEASVPSKNLVSMNSQPSLDGEPLNLPNTNSILGVDDEVLAEGSPRPLSSVPDVTHHLVTMQSGRQSYEVSVLTAVNPQEYCQVSQESEDSLCRPTGTPGLLDLLPTTVTKPRRFN, encoded by the exons ctcctggtACAGTTTGTTCAGAATACGTCCATCCCATTGGGACAGGGGCTAGTAGAATCAGAAGCTAAAGATATTACTTGCTTGTCCCTCCTTCCGGTGACTGAGGCCTCAGAATGCAGTCGGCTGATGTTACCAG ATGATACTCCAAATCATACTAACTCCTCCAAGGAGGTTCCTTCCTCAGCTGTGCTGCGAAGCCTTCAGGTGAATGTGGGCCCAGACGGAGAGGAGACGAGGGCTCAGACAGTACAGAAGTCCCCGGAGTTTTTGTCCACTCCAGAGTCTCCTAGCTTGTTGCAAGATCTACAACCAAGTGATAGCActtcttttattcttcttaacCTAACAAGAgcag GTCTGGGCTCTTCAGCTGAGCACTTAGTATTTGTAcaagatgaggcagaggattcAGGGAATGATTTCCTCTCTAATGAGAGCACAGACAGTAGCATCCCGTGGTTCCTCCGGGTTCAGGAGTTGGCCCATGACAGTTTGATCGCTGCTACTCGTGCACAACTGGCAAAGAATGCAAAAACCAGCAGCAATG GAGAAAACGCTCACCTTGGTTCTGCTGATGGGCAACCCAAAGATTCTGGGCCCCTTCCTCAAGCGGAAAAGAAGCTCAAGTGTACAGTTGAAGGCTGTGATCGGACATTTGTGTGGCCAGCTCACTTCAAGTACCACCTCAAAACTCATCG aaatgACCGCTCCTTCATCTGCCCTGCAGAAGGTTGTGGGAAAAGTTTCTATGTGCTGCAGAGGCTGAAGGTGCACATGAGGACCCACAATGGGGAGAAGCCCTTTATGTGCCCCGAGTCCAGCTGTGGTAAGCAGTTCACCACAGCTGGAAATCTGAAGAACCATCTGCGCATCCACACAG gAGAGAAGCCTTTCCTTTGTGAAGCCCAAGGATGTGGCCGTTCCTTTGCTGAGTATTCGAGCCTCCGCAAACATTTGGTGGTTCACTCAG GAGAGAAACCTCATCAGTGTCAAGTCTGTGGGAAGACCTTCTCTCAAAGTGGGAGCAGGAACGTGCACATGAGAAAGCATCACTTGCAGATGGGAGCAGCTAGGAGTCAAGAGCAGGAGCAAACTG CTGAGCCACTAATGGGCAGTAGTTTGCTTGAAGAGGCTTCAGTACCCAGTAAAAACCTGGTGTCTATGAATTCCCAGCCCAGCCTTGATGGAGAGCCCTTGAACCTACCAAATACCAATTCTATCCTAGGAGTTGATGATG AGGTGCTTGCTGAAGGATCCCCACGTCCCCTGTCCTCAGTGCCTGATGTGACACATCACTTGGTGACCATGCAGTCAGGGAGGCAGTCATATGAGGTTTCTGTCTTAACTGCCGTCAATCCGCAAGAG tATTGCCAGGTCTCCCAAGAATCAGAGGACTCATTGTGCAGGCCCACTGGGACCCCAGGGCTTTTGGACCTCCTGCCAACTACAG TTACTAAACCAAGGAGATTTAACTGA
- the ZNF410 gene encoding zinc finger protein 410 isoform X3, which translates to MLSDELESKPELLVQFVQNTSIPLGQGLVESEAKDITCLSLLPVTEASECSRLMLPGLGSSAEHLVFVQDEAEDSGNDFLSNESTDSSIPWFLRVQELAHDSLIAATRAQLAKNAKTSSNGENAHLGSADGQPKDSGPLPQAEKKLKCTVEGCDRTFVWPAHFKYHLKTHRNDRSFICPAEGCGKSFYVLQRLKVHMRTHNGEKPFMCPESSCGKQFTTAGNLKNHLRIHTGEKPFLCEAQGCGRSFAEYSSLRKHLVVHSGEKPHQCQVCGKTFSQSGSRNVHMRKHHLQMGAARSQEQEQTAEPLMGSSLLEEASVPSKNLVSMNSQPSLDGEPLNLPNTNSILGVDDEVLAEGSPRPLSSVPDVTHHLVTMQSGRQSYEVSVLTAVNPQEYCQVSQESEDSLCRPTGTPGLLDLLPTTVTKPRRFN; encoded by the exons ctcctggtACAGTTTGTTCAGAATACGTCCATCCCATTGGGACAGGGGCTAGTAGAATCAGAAGCTAAAGATATTACTTGCTTGTCCCTCCTTCCGGTGACTGAGGCCTCAGAATGCAGTCGGCTGATGTTACCAG GTCTGGGCTCTTCAGCTGAGCACTTAGTATTTGTAcaagatgaggcagaggattcAGGGAATGATTTCCTCTCTAATGAGAGCACAGACAGTAGCATCCCGTGGTTCCTCCGGGTTCAGGAGTTGGCCCATGACAGTTTGATCGCTGCTACTCGTGCACAACTGGCAAAGAATGCAAAAACCAGCAGCAATG GAGAAAACGCTCACCTTGGTTCTGCTGATGGGCAACCCAAAGATTCTGGGCCCCTTCCTCAAGCGGAAAAGAAGCTCAAGTGTACAGTTGAAGGCTGTGATCGGACATTTGTGTGGCCAGCTCACTTCAAGTACCACCTCAAAACTCATCG aaatgACCGCTCCTTCATCTGCCCTGCAGAAGGTTGTGGGAAAAGTTTCTATGTGCTGCAGAGGCTGAAGGTGCACATGAGGACCCACAATGGGGAGAAGCCCTTTATGTGCCCCGAGTCCAGCTGTGGTAAGCAGTTCACCACAGCTGGAAATCTGAAGAACCATCTGCGCATCCACACAG gAGAGAAGCCTTTCCTTTGTGAAGCCCAAGGATGTGGCCGTTCCTTTGCTGAGTATTCGAGCCTCCGCAAACATTTGGTGGTTCACTCAG GAGAGAAACCTCATCAGTGTCAAGTCTGTGGGAAGACCTTCTCTCAAAGTGGGAGCAGGAACGTGCACATGAGAAAGCATCACTTGCAGATGGGAGCAGCTAGGAGTCAAGAGCAGGAGCAAACTG CTGAGCCACTAATGGGCAGTAGTTTGCTTGAAGAGGCTTCAGTACCCAGTAAAAACCTGGTGTCTATGAATTCCCAGCCCAGCCTTGATGGAGAGCCCTTGAACCTACCAAATACCAATTCTATCCTAGGAGTTGATGATG AGGTGCTTGCTGAAGGATCCCCACGTCCCCTGTCCTCAGTGCCTGATGTGACACATCACTTGGTGACCATGCAGTCAGGGAGGCAGTCATATGAGGTTTCTGTCTTAACTGCCGTCAATCCGCAAGAG tATTGCCAGGTCTCCCAAGAATCAGAGGACTCATTGTGCAGGCCCACTGGGACCCCAGGGCTTTTGGACCTCCTGCCAACTACAG TTACTAAACCAAGGAGATTTAACTGA
- the ZNF410 gene encoding zinc finger protein 410 isoform X6 produces MLSDELESKPELLVQFVQNTSIPLGQGLVESEAKDITCLSLLPVTEASECSRLMLPDDTPNHTNSSKEVPSSAVLRSLQVNVGPDGEETRAQTVQKSPEFLSTPESPSLLQDLQPSDSTSFILLNLTRAGLGSSAEHLVFVQDEAEDSGNDFLSNESTDSSIPWFLRVQELAHDSLIAATRAQLAKNAKTSSNGENAHLGSADGQPKDSGPLPQAEKKLKCTVEGCDRTFVWPAHFKYHLKTHRNDRSFICPAEGCGKSFYVLQRLKVHMRTHNGEKPFMCPESSCGKQFTTAGNLKNHLRIHTGEKPFLCEAQGCGRSFAEYSSLRKHLVVHSGEKPHQCQVCGKTFSQSGSRNVHMRKHHLQMGAARSQEQEQTVTKPRRFN; encoded by the exons ctcctggtACAGTTTGTTCAGAATACGTCCATCCCATTGGGACAGGGGCTAGTAGAATCAGAAGCTAAAGATATTACTTGCTTGTCCCTCCTTCCGGTGACTGAGGCCTCAGAATGCAGTCGGCTGATGTTACCAG ATGATACTCCAAATCATACTAACTCCTCCAAGGAGGTTCCTTCCTCAGCTGTGCTGCGAAGCCTTCAGGTGAATGTGGGCCCAGACGGAGAGGAGACGAGGGCTCAGACAGTACAGAAGTCCCCGGAGTTTTTGTCCACTCCAGAGTCTCCTAGCTTGTTGCAAGATCTACAACCAAGTGATAGCActtcttttattcttcttaacCTAACAAGAgcag GTCTGGGCTCTTCAGCTGAGCACTTAGTATTTGTAcaagatgaggcagaggattcAGGGAATGATTTCCTCTCTAATGAGAGCACAGACAGTAGCATCCCGTGGTTCCTCCGGGTTCAGGAGTTGGCCCATGACAGTTTGATCGCTGCTACTCGTGCACAACTGGCAAAGAATGCAAAAACCAGCAGCAATG GAGAAAACGCTCACCTTGGTTCTGCTGATGGGCAACCCAAAGATTCTGGGCCCCTTCCTCAAGCGGAAAAGAAGCTCAAGTGTACAGTTGAAGGCTGTGATCGGACATTTGTGTGGCCAGCTCACTTCAAGTACCACCTCAAAACTCATCG aaatgACCGCTCCTTCATCTGCCCTGCAGAAGGTTGTGGGAAAAGTTTCTATGTGCTGCAGAGGCTGAAGGTGCACATGAGGACCCACAATGGGGAGAAGCCCTTTATGTGCCCCGAGTCCAGCTGTGGTAAGCAGTTCACCACAGCTGGAAATCTGAAGAACCATCTGCGCATCCACACAG gAGAGAAGCCTTTCCTTTGTGAAGCCCAAGGATGTGGCCGTTCCTTTGCTGAGTATTCGAGCCTCCGCAAACATTTGGTGGTTCACTCAG GAGAGAAACCTCATCAGTGTCAAGTCTGTGGGAAGACCTTCTCTCAAAGTGGGAGCAGGAACGTGCACATGAGAAAGCATCACTTGCAGATGGGAGCAGCTAGGAGTCAAGAGCAGGAGCAAACTG TTACTAAACCAAGGAGATTTAACTGA